A genomic region of Pseudomonas sp. MPC6 contains the following coding sequences:
- a CDS encoding AsmA family protein, with amino-acid sequence MTRTRKILLWTVASLVVLLAVLVLVIAFFDWNRIKPPLNAKVSEELHRPFAINGNLAVIWQRDPDEGGWRAWVPWPHVVAEDLSLGNPDWSKQPQMVTLKRVELRISPVALLAQRVVIPRIDLTGPNAQLQRLADGRANWTFKFDPKDPDAEPSNWVVDIGAIGFDKGHVTLDDQSLKTQLDLIIDPLGKPIPFSDIVGDKAAKTAQEKGATPQDYAFALKVKGQYHNQKLAGEGKIGGLLALQDAARPFPLQAQVKIADTSVELAGTLTDPLNLGALDLQLKLAGASLGNLYPLTGVTLPDTPPYATDGHLIAKLHEPGGAVFRYEAFNGKIGASDINGSLAYVASQPRPKLSGSLVSNQLLFADLAPLIGADSNAKQKARGGESKQPADKVLPVEAFKTERWRDMDADVEFTGKRIVHSEKLPFNDLYTHVVLTDGVLSLEPLRFGVAGGKLDAQIRLNGRTEPLEGRAQLTARGFKLKQLFPTFEPMKTSFGELNGDADITGRGNSVAKLLGSANGNLKMLINDGAISRELMELAGLNVGNYVVGKIFGDKEVKINCAAADFDIKTGLATTRLFVFDTENAIIYIDGTANMATEQLDLTISPESKGWRLISLRSPLYVRGKFIKPDAGVKAVPLLLRGAGMVALGVIAAPAAGLLALIAPSGGEPNQCAPLLEQMKAGKAPKTV; translated from the coding sequence ATGACGCGCACTCGTAAAATTCTTCTCTGGACGGTCGCCAGCCTGGTTGTTCTGCTGGCCGTACTGGTTCTGGTCATCGCGTTCTTCGATTGGAACCGGATCAAACCTCCACTCAATGCCAAAGTGTCTGAAGAGCTGCACCGCCCGTTCGCCATCAATGGCAACCTGGCGGTCATCTGGCAGCGCGACCCCGACGAAGGTGGCTGGCGGGCGTGGGTGCCGTGGCCGCATGTAGTGGCCGAGGACCTGAGCCTGGGCAACCCGGACTGGTCGAAGCAGCCGCAGATGGTCACCCTCAAGCGCGTCGAACTGCGCATTTCACCTGTGGCCTTGCTGGCCCAACGCGTGGTGATCCCGCGCATCGACCTCACCGGACCCAATGCCCAGCTGCAGCGTCTGGCTGATGGCCGCGCCAACTGGACATTCAAGTTCGATCCCAAGGATCCGGACGCTGAGCCTTCGAACTGGGTGGTGGACATTGGCGCGATCGGCTTCGACAAGGGCCACGTCACCCTCGACGACCAGAGCCTCAAGACACAACTTGACCTGATCATCGACCCGCTGGGCAAACCGATTCCATTTAGCGATATCGTCGGCGACAAGGCGGCGAAAACCGCGCAAGAGAAGGGCGCCACCCCCCAGGATTACGCGTTCGCCCTGAAGGTCAAAGGCCAATACCACAATCAGAAACTGGCAGGCGAGGGCAAGATTGGCGGCCTGCTGGCCCTGCAGGATGCGGCCAGGCCGTTTCCGCTCCAGGCCCAGGTCAAGATCGCCGACACCAGTGTCGAGCTGGCTGGCACCCTGACCGATCCGCTGAACCTCGGTGCGTTGGACTTACAGCTGAAACTGGCCGGTGCCAGCCTCGGCAATCTCTACCCGTTGACCGGCGTGACCCTGCCGGATACACCACCCTATGCCACCGACGGTCATTTGATCGCCAAGCTGCATGAGCCTGGTGGCGCCGTGTTCCGCTACGAAGCGTTCAACGGCAAGATCGGCGCGAGCGACATCAATGGCAGCCTGGCCTATGTCGCCAGCCAGCCGCGGCCGAAACTCAGTGGCTCGCTGGTTTCCAATCAGTTGCTGTTTGCCGACCTGGCGCCATTGATCGGCGCCGACTCGAACGCCAAGCAAAAAGCCCGTGGCGGCGAAAGCAAGCAACCGGCGGACAAAGTCTTGCCGGTCGAAGCCTTCAAGACCGAGCGCTGGCGCGATATGGATGCCGACGTCGAATTCACCGGCAAACGCATCGTCCACAGCGAAAAACTGCCGTTCAACGACCTCTATACCCATGTGGTGCTGACCGACGGCGTGCTCAGCCTGGAACCGCTGCGCTTTGGTGTGGCAGGTGGCAAGCTGGATGCGCAGATTCGTCTGAACGGTCGCACCGAGCCGTTGGAGGGCCGGGCACAGCTCACGGCACGCGGCTTCAAGCTCAAGCAGTTGTTCCCGACGTTCGAACCGATGAAAACCAGTTTCGGTGAGCTCAATGGCGACGCCGACATCACCGGGCGTGGCAACTCGGTGGCCAAATTGCTGGGCAGTGCCAACGGCAACCTGAAGATGCTGATCAATGACGGCGCCATCAGTCGCGAGTTGATGGAGCTTGCCGGGCTGAACGTCGGCAACTATGTGGTCGGCAAGATCTTCGGCGACAAGGAAGTGAAGATCAACTGCGCGGCCGCCGATTTCGACATCAAGACCGGTCTGGCAACCACGCGGCTGTTCGTCTTCGACACCGAGAACGCGATCATCTATATCGATGGCACGGCGAATATGGCGACTGAACAACTGGACCTGACCATTTCTCCGGAATCCAAGGGGTGGCGTTTGATCTCGTTGCGTTCGCCGTTGTACGTGCGCGGCAAGTTCATCAAGCCGGATGCGGGTGTGAAAGCCGTTCCGCTGTTACTGCGCGGCGCCGGGATGGTTGCGCTGGGTGTCATTGCCGCGCCAGCGGCAGGACTGCTGGCGTTAATAGCACCGAGCGGGGGCGAGCCTAACCAGTGCGCACCGTTGCTGGAGCAGATGAAAGCGGGCAAGGCGCCGAAAACGGTATAA